AGCGCAGCTTCGCCTATAACTTCCTCACGGCCACCCACCCGGAGGCAAGGGGCCGGGGCCTGGCCCTTCCTCTCAAGCTGCACGCCATCCGCCGGGCACGGGAGGCGGGCTTTTCCGTCCTGCGGACCAACAACCACAGCCAGAACGCGCCCATGCTGGCCGTCAACCGTCGTCTGGGCTTTCAGTCCCGGCCTGGCCGGTACGAGCTGCACCTGCCCCTGGCGGCTACTTCCGGCGCCTGAAGGGATTCCAGCGGCTCCCGGCGTCGGCAACTTCCGGCGTGGCGGGCGAACCTTCGACCGGCGCGTGCCGCCCGACGGGGCGCGGGGCCGGGGCTTCCGCTGGAGGCGTGCAGGGTTCCTCGATCTGCTCGCCCAGAGCCGTCAGCAGGGCGCGGCGCAGAGTCTCCGCCGTGGGCCGGTCACCAGGCCGCTTGGCAAGGGACAGTTCGAGCAGCCGGGCGACGGGCCGGGGCAACTCCGGGCAATGGGCCGATAGGGGCGGCGCGAAACGGTTGAGGTGCGCGGCCATCAAGTCCTCGTAGGTCTCGCCCTGAAAAGGCCGCGTCCCAGTCAGCACCTCGTGGGCGAGGACGCCCAGGCTGTAGACATCGCTCGCCGGACTGCTGAGGTCGCCCCGGTAGATCTCGGGGGCCATATAGAAGGGACTGCCGCTGGCGCACCCGCCCTGCGCTGTGAAGTACGCGCTGCCCAGATCTCCCACCGCGGCTCGCTCCCCGTCGAGGTAGACATTCTGCGGCTTCACGTCCTGATGAACCACGCCCAGCCCATGCAGGTAGGCCAGCCCGGACGCGAGGTCCGCGAGGAGGCGCAGCGGAGCCTGAACCGGCTGCGTCGCCCGCGCGTGCCCGGCCAGCGCGTCTGCCAGCGTGCCCTCCGGGTAGTGGTGCAGGGCGAGGTAGGCCCGCGCCCCGAACGGGCTGCCTGCATACCCGCGAATCACGTGGGGGTGCCGGAATTGCAGCGTCAGCCGTACCTCGTTGGCGAAACGTTCGGCGGCCTCCTGCTGCCGCAGCGTGCCCTCCAGCGGCACCTTGAGCGCCACCTCGCGCCCCTGCGGGTCCTGCGCCAGATGCACGAGCGAAGTCTGCCCCCGCCCCAGCACTTGCAGGAGGCGGTAGCCCGGAGGAGTCCGGTTGGAGGAGGGGGAGGGGCGCTCTGGGGTCATGGCAAGGGGCAAGCTGAAGGGGACCCCGTAAGTTCCCCTACAGTGTCCCCAGTCTAGAGCGGTGCTGTCACCGCAATCTGTCGAAATGTGGTGCGGCGTTACTCGTCGTCCCCCGCATCGTCGGCGGCGCGTTTGCCCGCCAACCATTCCAGCCCCGCCCACATCAGGTCGTCGAGATCACCGTCGAGGACATCGTCGGGATTGTGCTTCATGACTCCGGTGCGGTGGTCCTTGATGTACTGCTTGTCGAGGACGTAGGACCGAATCTGCGAGCCCCACTCAATCTTCTTCTGCTCGCCCCTGGCCTTCGCTTCCTCCTCCTCGCGCTTACGCATCTCGATGTCGTAGAGGCGCTGCTTGAGGATTTGCAGGGCGATCTCGTGATTCTTGATCTGCGAGCGCGTCTGCTGCGAGGCCACCGCGATGCCGGTCGGAAGGTGGGTCAGGCGCACCGCCGAGTCGGTCGTGTTCACGCCCTGCCCGCCCGCGCCCTGCGACCGGAACACGTCACGCCGCAGGTCGGAGTCGGGGATATGAATGTCAATCTCCTCCTCCGGCACCTCCGGCACCACGTCCACCGACGCGAAGCTGGTCTGGCGGCGGTTGTTGGCGTCGAAGGGCGACACCCGCACGAGGCGGTGAACCCCGTGCTCGGGGGCCATCATCCCAAAGGCCTTTTCGCCCCGGATGATGAACTCGATGCTCTGGTAGCCCGCCTGGTCGCCCGGCTGCTCGTCGAGGATGTCCACCTTGTAGCCCCGGCGCTCGGCCCAGCGCATGTACATCCGCGCCAGCATCCCGGCCCAGTCCTGCGCCTCGGTGCCGCCCGCTCCACCCTTGACCCGCACGATGGCGGGGGTGTCCGAGTGCTTCAT
This portion of the Deinococcus terrestris genome encodes:
- a CDS encoding serine/threonine-protein kinase, which produces MTPERPSPSSNRTPPGYRLLQVLGRGQTSLVHLAQDPQGREVALKVPLEGTLRQQEAAERFANEVRLTLQFRHPHVIRGYAGSPFGARAYLALHHYPEGTLADALAGHARATQPVQAPLRLLADLASGLAYLHGLGVVHQDVKPQNVYLDGERAAVGDLGSAYFTAQGGCASGSPFYMAPEIYRGDLSSPASDVYSLGVLAHEVLTGTRPFQGETYEDLMAAHLNRFAPPLSAHCPELPRPVARLLELSLAKRPGDRPTAETLRRALLTALGEQIEEPCTPPAEAPAPRPVGRHAPVEGSPATPEVADAGSRWNPFRRRK
- the prfB gene encoding peptide chain release factor 2 (programmed frameshift) yields the protein MQELLEKLASLREYLDIPGKTRRLNELDRELSDPELWNNAGRARQVTQEAGSLRRIVEDYTSLQSDASGLSEMLEIASEEEQEMLAEEQASLQTRVDDLYRETLFTMKHSDTPAIVRVKGGAGGTEAQDWAGMLARMYMRWAERRGYKVDILDEQPGDQAGYQSIEFIIRGEKAFGMMAPEHGVHRLVRVSPFDANNRRQTSFASVDVVPEVPEEEIDIHIPDSDLRRDVFRSQGAGGQGVNTTDSAVRLTHLPTGIAVASQQTRSQIKNHEIALQILKQRLYDIEMRKREEEEAKARGEQKKIEWGSQIRSYVLDKQYIKDHRTGVMKHNPDDVLDGDLDDLMWAGLEWLAGKRAADDAGDDE